The Jiangella sp. DSM 45060 genome contains the following window.
TGAGGCTGACCACGACGACGGCGACGCCGGCGGCCAGGACGGTCGTGAGGCGCGAGTTGGCCCAGCGGCCCATGACCGACGACTTCGCGGTGACGGCGACCAGCGGGATGATCGCGAACGGGATGCCGAACGACAACACCACCTGCGAGAGCACCAGCAGCCACGTCGGCTCGGCACCGGTGGTCAGGATCAGCACCGCCGGCAGCAGCGTCACCAGCCGCCGGGCCAGCAGCGGGATGCGACGCAGCAGCAGACCCTCCATGATCACGGCGCCGGCGTAGCACCCCACCGACGTCGACGCGAGGCCGGAGACCAGCAGGCCGACCGCGAACAGCGCACCGATCGCCGTCCCCAGGCCGGACTCGACGGCGGCGTGCGCCCCCGCGATGGTGTCGGTGCCGTCGACGCCGCGCAGGGAGGCCGCCGCGACCAGCAGCAGCGCGATGTTCACGCTGCCCGCCACCACCATCGCGAGGCCGACGTCGACCCGGGTGGCCGACAGCAGCCGGCCGACCAGCCCGGGCTCCGGCGTGGCGCCGAACCGGTCGCGGGCCAGAGCCGAGTGCAGGTAGACGACGTGCGGCATGACGGTCGCGCCGAACATGCCGGCCGCCAGCAGCACCGTCTCGGTGCCCTCGAACCGCGGGGCCAGCCCGGACACGATGCCCGATGCCGACGGCGGCTGCACGAACAGCCCGGCCACGAACCCGGCCGCGATGACCAGCAGCGCCGTCGTGACGACCCGCTCGAACGCGCGCTGCCCGCGGCCGTTCTGCACCGTCAGCAGCGCCATCGACGCGACGCCGGTGATCAGGCCGCCGAGCCACAGCGGCAGGCCGAACAGCAGGTTCAGCGCGATGGCGCCACCGACCACCTCGGCGATGTCGGTGGCCATCGCGACCACCTCGGCCTGCAGCCAGTACGCCAGCCGGCCGCCGCGCGGCATGCGGTCGCGCAGCACCTCGGGCAGCGACGACCCGGTGACGACGCCGAGCTTCGCCGACAGGTACTGCACCAGCCCGGCCATCGCGGTGGCCAGCACCAGCACCCACACCAGCAGGTAGCCGTAGCCGGAGCCGGCGGACAGGTTGGTCGCGACGTTGCCGGGATCGACGTAGGCGACCGCCGCCACGAACGCGGGACCGAGCAGGCCCAGTCCCGCGCCGGGCAGCGGCGGCAGTGGCGCGCCGTCGCGGCCCGGCCGTCGGCGGCGCACCCGTACGTACATGAGTCCCTATCCTCCGCTCGCGCGAGCGTCGACCTCGTAGCTGGTGTTGATGGACTCGAAGAAGTTCACCAGTTGCAGCGTGTCGTTGGCAGTCGCCATCCACTTCGCGGGATTGGCGACCTTGTAGTGCGGCTCGAAGCCCAGCTCCTCCAGCCGCCGGTCGGCCAGGTACCTCACGTACTGGTTGATGTACTCGGCGTTCATCCCCAGGATGCCGGTGGGCAGCAGGTCGCGGTTGTACCGCTCCTCCATCTCGACGCCGTCGATGATCATCTGCTCGATCTCGGCGGCGAACTCCGGCGTCTGCAGCTCCGGGTTCTCGTCCAGCACGGTGAGGACGAGGTTGATGCCGAACTTCAGGTGCAGGCTCTCGTCGCGGACGATCCAGTCGATCAGCGACGCGAAGTTGCGCAGCAGGTTCCGCTGCCGGAAGCTCAGCGCCACCATGAACCCGCTGTAGAACCAGATGCCCTCCAGCACGATGTTGTAGGCGACCAGGTTCCGGACGAAGTCCTGCTTGCCCTCGACGGTGGTGACGTCGAGCGTCTGCTCGGTCATCCGCTTGATGTAGCGGACCTCGAACTCCTCCTTCGCCACCATCGACGGGACGGTGAGGTGCGCGGCGTAGGCCTGCTCGCGGTCGATGGGGAACGTCTCGAGGATGTACTCGAAGGCCATGACGTGGTTGGCCTCCTCCCACATCTGCTTGGCGAGGTAGAGGTGCGCCTCGGCAGCGCTGAGGTACGGGTACACGCCGAACGCGAGTGCCTTGTTCACCAGCAGCTCGTTCGGGTTGAAGTAGCTCATGAGGAACGTCAGCGCGTGCCGCTCCTCGTCGGACATCTTCCGGAAGTCGGCCATGTCCTCGCCGAGCTGCACCTCGTGCGGGAACCACGTGTTCGCGACGGCTTGGTTGTACAGCTCGTAGGCCCAGGGGTAGCGGACCGGCTTGAGCAGCAGGCCCTCCTGGATGCCGGTGCCGAGAATGCTCATCGTCGGTTCCCCTTCACTGGCAGGACTCGCACTGCAGGCGTTCCTGCGGATCGACCGGGCACGCGTCCGCCGCCGGCTCCGTCACGACGGGCAGGGCCTGGACCGTTGCGGGCTGGACCGCCGTCCGGGCCGCGCCGAAGCCGCGGCGCTGCCCGCCGGACGAGGCACCGGCGCCGGCCAGCGACTCGGCCTTGTTCACCCGGACGGTGCTCTGCTCGGCCGTGTGCCGCGGCTTGACGTGCAGGTAGTAGGTGGTCTTGACGCCCTTCGACCACGCCGCCGAGTAGATGTCGACCATGTCGTCGATGTCGCGCGTCTCGAGGTACATGTTGCGGCTGATCGCCTGGTCGATCCACTTCTGCGCCCGCGCCGCCACCTCGATGAACGCGTACGGCGAGAGCTGGAACGAGGTCTGGTAGATCGCCTTGAGGCCGGCCGGGACGGCGTCCAGCGCCGACACGTCGCCCTGCGCGCGCAGCAAGTCCTCGCGGACGTCCTCCCACAGCCCACGCTCCTTGAGGTCGGCCACCAGGTTGCGGTTGACCTCCAGGAACTTGCCAGAGCTGGTGGCCCGGCTGAACAGCTGGGAGAACTGCGGGTCCAGCCCCGGCGTGGTGCCGGCGACCAGGCCGATGGACGCCGTCGGGGCGATGGCCATGAGGGTGGCGTTGCGCATGCCGCCGCGGACCTTGGCGCGCAGCACGTCCCAGTCGAGCCGGCTGGACCGCGCCACGGTGATCGGCACGCCGCGCTCCCGCTCGGCGCGGTCGACGGTGTCGATGGGCACCAGGCCGCGGCTCCAGCCGGAGCCGTCGAAGTTGGCGTACGAGCCGCGCTCACGGGCGAGGTCGGCGCTCTCGTCGATGGCGTGGTAGCTGATGAACTCCATCAGCCGGTCGATGAGGTCGTAGGCCTGCTCGCTCTCGTACGACCAGCCCAGCCGCTCGACGACGTCGGTGAAGCCCATGACGCCCAGGCCGACGGCGCGGTTCAGCTCGTTGGACCGCTCGGACTCGGGCACCGACGAGATGGTGATGTCGATGAGGTTGTCGAGCTGTCGGACGGCCAGCCGGACGCTGTCGCGCAGCCGGTCCCACTGCCACCCGTCCGGCCCGAGGTGCGCGGACAGGTTGATCGAGGCGAGGTTGCAGACGGAGACGTTGTCGCGATCCTGCGGCAGCGTGATCTCGGTGCACAGGTTGGACAGGTGGATCGTGCCGGTGTTGTCGTTGAGCGCCCGGTTGTTGATGGTGTCCTTCCACGTCAGCCACGGGTGCGACGTCGTCTGCAGGGCCACCAGGATGGCCCGGAACTGCTCGCGCGCCTTGATGCGGGTGAACGCGCGCAGCTCGCCGGCCTCGGCCGCCGCGACGTACTCGGCGTAGCGCCGGCTGAACGCGGCGCCGTACAGCTCCGGCAGGTCCGGCACATCGAGCGGGTCGAACAGGTACCAGTCGTCGTCGTTGGCGACGCGGATCATGAACTCGTCGGAGATCCAGACCGCCGTGTTGGCGGTGCGGACCCGGCGGTACGGGTCGCCGGCGTTCTGCTTGAGGTCGAGGAACTGCGGGAAGTCGAGGTGCCAGTTCTCGATGTAGAAGGCCAGCGCGCCGAACTTCTTGCCGCCGCGCGACACCGCCCGCAGCGTGGAGTCGATGGTGTGCATGAACGGGATCGGGCCGGTCGAGACGGTGTTGTTGCTGCGGATCGGCGAGCCCTCGGCGCGCAGCTTCGTCACCGACAGCCCGATGCCGCCGGTCCCCTTGGTCAGCCACATGACGTCGCGCACGCTCTTGGCGATGTGCTCGATGTCGTCCTGCATCTCCATGACGAAGCAGTTGGACAGCTGCGAGTACGCCGTACCGGCGTTGACCAGCGTCGATCCGGCCGCCAGGTAGTCGAGTCGGGACATCTTCGTGTAGAACCCGATGGCCGCGGACGTGGGGTCGGCCTCGTTCAGCGACAGCCCCATCGCGACCCGCATCCAGAAGAACTGCGGCACCTCGAGCCGGTGGCCGTCGCGGTCGTTGATCATGTACCGGTTGCTCATGGTGACCACGCCGATGTAGCGCAGCAGGTCGTCGCGCGCCGGGTCCAGCGCCGCGGCCAGCCGGTCGAGGTCGAAGTGGGTCGCGAGCCGATCGTCGAGGAGCCCGGCGGCCACGCCCTCCGCCACGTAGCCGGGGAACCTCCGCCGGTGCAGCTCGGCCAGTTGGCCGGCGGACTCGTAGTCGCCGAGGACCCGCTTGTACACCGTCTTCAGCAGCACCCGCGCCGCGACGGTGTCGAACGCGGGATCGTCGCGGACGTTCTGCAGGGCCACCTGGACGACGGCTTCGTCGAGCTGCTGGCTGGTGATGCCGTCGAACAGGGTGATCTCGAGTTCGGACCGCAGCTGGGTGACCCGGGCGACCTGGTTGTCCAGGCCCACGCTGGCGGCCTCGATGGCCCGGGCGATCTTGTAGCCGTCGTACGGCTCGACCGACCCGTCGCGCTTGACGACGTTGACGCTCATGCTCTCTCCTCGCGAGCTCGGCTGGCTCGGTCCACGGGCTCGGAGGCCGGGGTCAGGAGAGATGCGTCGCCGGCACCGCGCCGGGCGCGCCGGTGGCGCGGGCGCGGCGGTGAGTACGTCGCCGTATCGTCCCCTGGCCCCTCCCTCGGGAGCCGCGGACCACCGCACGCGTGTGGCGTGCGGTGCGCTGGCAGGTCTTCGGACTCACGGGCGCGGAGGGCCACCTGGCGGGTGGTGCTCCTTCTACTGGCCGTCGCTTCCCAGGCCTCTTCGCGGAGGCCCAGTGCTTCGTTGACGGCGGTCGTTCCCGTTCACCGCTGCGGGGCAGTCCCGGACTCACACCGGGTTCCCTGTTGCCCCCGCCGATCTGGCTGACCGGCGGAACCAGCTGCAACAGCCACACTATCTGGTACTTACACAGATGCAAGTCACCTACATCTAGTGTCTCGCCTGCCGGTCGCCCACATCGGGACAGATGCCGCGACGACGCTGTCCCGATCCTGCAGCGACATGGCCGAAACTCGCTGTCGCTGCTGCCCGGCGATCCGTCACAATGGGCGCGGTCAGCACTGTTCGAAGGAGACGCTCATGACGCAGGCCACGGCCCGGCCGGCGATGATCTGGACCGCGCTCGTCGTGGTCTACGTGGTCTGGGGGTCGACATACCTCGGCATCCGGGTCGTGGTCGAGGCCGGCATCCCGCCGTTCCTCGGCATGGGCCTGCGCTTCCTGTCCGCCGGGATCCTGATGCTCGGCTACCTGTGGCTGCGGCACGGCCGGGCCGGGATCCGCATCAGCGGCCGCGAACTGCGCGGAGCCGCCGTCATGGGGCTGCTGCTGCTCGTGCTCGGCAACGCCATGGTGGCCGTCGCCGAGCAGACGGTCCCCAGCGGCCTGGCCGCGCTCGTCGTCGGGGCGATCTCGCTGTGGTTCGTGCTGCTGCAGGTCGCCGGTGGTCAGCGGCCGCCCTGGCTCACCTGGGTGGGCGTCCTGGTCGGCCTGGCCGGCGTCGCGGTCATCTGCCTGCCGCGCGGCGGCATCGAGGGCGTCGAGGCGTGGGGCATCGGCGTCCTGCTGTTCGGCACCATCTCGTGGGCGTTCGGGTCCTACCTCTCCCCCCGGCTGGGGCTGCCGCGCAACGCACTGGTGGCGTCGGGCTACGAGATGCTGGCCGGCGGCGTCATGCTGACGATCGTGTCGGCGGCGACCGGAGAGTTCGGCGACCTGCACGCCTCGGCGGTGCCGGCGAAGGGCTGGCTGGCGCTGGCCTACCTCGTCCTCATGGGGTCGCTGCTCGCGTTCTCGGCCTACGGGTACCTGCTGGCGAACGCACCGCTGTCGCTGATCGGCACCTATGCCTACGTCAACCCGGTGGTCGCCGTGATCCTCGGCTGGCTGATCCTCTCCGAGCCGGTGACGTCGATCGTGCTGGTCGGCGGCGCCCTGGTGGTCGGCGGCGTCGTCCTGGTCGTCAACGGCGAGCGCACGTCGGCCAAGGCGCCGCCCGCCGAGCGCGACCCCGATCTCGCCCCCGACGAGGCGCTGACCCGCTGACACCGCGGAGCGGGGCGCGGGCGGACCATGCGGCGAAAACCGCCCCCGGACACGGTGAAGGCGTGAGCGACGAGGTGCCGCTCACGCCTTCAGGACGTGCGACTGTGCGTCAGGTGCCGGCCAGCTCGCTCACCGCGGTGCCCGACTGCTCGTCCTCGACCAGGCTGGCCCCGGCGTAGGGCACGACCCGCACCGAGCGCAGCGCGCTGTCGTAGGCGCTCATCGCCTCGTTGACGCGGCCGAGGTCGCGGTAGAGGTCGGCCAGCTCGCGCCAGGCCGCTGCGGCGACCCGGGAGGCGCCCATGGACTCGAGCATGGACGCCGCCAGCGCGGCCTCGCGGATGCTCTCGTCGAGCTCGCCCTGCGCCCGCAGGATGCGAGCCAGCGTGAGCCGGGCGATGGCACCGCCGACCCGCGGCTGGTCGCCGAGCTCGCGCAGCGACGCCTCGACCGACTCGCGGGCTTCGTCGAGCCGAGCCAGCTGCAGCAGCGTCTGCGCCCGGCGGCTGTAGAAGTTGGCGATGTCGGTGGCGCTGCCGTAGCGCTTGATGTTCTCCTCGACGCCGTCGAGGATCTCGAGCGACCGCTCGGCCTGCGGCTCGCTGCCGTGCAGCAGCAGGCCGGCGTGCGCCACCCGGAGGCGGGCGAGGTTGCGGACGTCGTCGCCCTCGCCGAACATCGCCAGGGCGCGGTCGACCAGGTTCAGCGCCAGCGCCAGCTCGCCGCGCGACTCCGCGACCAGCGAGGCGTTCCAGTACGCCGCGCCGCGGGTGTGCGGCGTGCCGATGCGGTCGGCGGCGGACACCAGCTCGGCCGCCAGCGCCTTGGACCGGACCACGTCGCCGCGGCCGGAGTAGGCGCCGAGGATGGTGCAGCCCAGGCGGATGTACTCGTCGGTGCTCTCGAGCCCGAGATCGAAGGCCGCGCGCCGGGCCTCTTCGCCGATCTGGATGGCCATGTCGAAGTCGCCGGCGCGGTCGTAGCACCGGGTGAGCGCGATGGCGACGTCGAGCCAGGACTGGACCGCCGGCGTCTGGCGGGCTTCGTCGGCCAGCTCGCTGAGGATGTCGATGGCGCCCTCGAGGTCGCCCGTGCGCTCGCGTGCCAGCGCCCGGCCCAGACGGGCGGCGCGGCTCTGCTCGTCGTTCAGACCGGGGTCGCCGACCAGCGTGGTGAACTGCTCGTACGCCTCGTCGGCCCGGCCTTCGCGCAGCGCCATCTCGGCGCGGCCGAGGGCGAGGCGGGCCTTGGTGCGGACGGAGGCGTCGACGCCGTCGCGCAGGTACTCGACGTCGATGCGCAGCCGCTCGGCGATGTGGGCGAGCGCGGAGGACGCCGGCTGGCGGCGGCCGCTCTCGACGAGCGAGACGTAACTGGGGGACAGCATGCCCTCGGCGATCTCTGCCTGAGAGAGGCCGAGCTCCAACCGGCGGGATCGGATACGCTGCCCGACGGGCGTCGGAAGCGGCGCCTCGTCCACTGTTGCTGGCTGGTCTTCTGTCATGACAGTATTGGACTACAGTCAGTCACATTTTGCCAGTCCAAATGCCGACTTTAGGAGTTCGATCTAGATGGGGCGTGCCAAGCGAGTTCTGGTCGCGGTAGTCGCATCGTTCGCACTCATGTTCACGGTGTCGTCGCCGGCCGTCGCTGCGCTGGCCCCGGCAGGCAGCCCCGGAGAATTCTGCTGCTGATGCGGTAGCCACAG
Protein-coding sequences here:
- a CDS encoding Nramp family divalent metal transporter, coding for MYVRVRRRRPGRDGAPLPPLPGAGLGLLGPAFVAAVAYVDPGNVATNLSAGSGYGYLLVWVLVLATAMAGLVQYLSAKLGVVTGSSLPEVLRDRMPRGGRLAYWLQAEVVAMATDIAEVVGGAIALNLLFGLPLWLGGLITGVASMALLTVQNGRGQRAFERVVTTALLVIAAGFVAGLFVQPPSASGIVSGLAPRFEGTETVLLAAGMFGATVMPHVVYLHSALARDRFGATPEPGLVGRLLSATRVDVGLAMVVAGSVNIALLLVAAASLRGVDGTDTIAGAHAAVESGLGTAIGALFAVGLLVSGLASTSVGCYAGAVIMEGLLLRRIPLLARRLVTLLPAVLILTTGAEPTWLLVLSQVVLSFGIPFAIIPLVAVTAKSSVMGRWANSRLTTVLAAGVAVVVVSLNVALLTLTVLG
- a CDS encoding ribonucleotide-diphosphate reductase subunit beta, translated to MSILGTGIQEGLLLKPVRYPWAYELYNQAVANTWFPHEVQLGEDMADFRKMSDEERHALTFLMSYFNPNELLVNKALAFGVYPYLSAAEAHLYLAKQMWEEANHVMAFEYILETFPIDREQAYAAHLTVPSMVAKEEFEVRYIKRMTEQTLDVTTVEGKQDFVRNLVAYNIVLEGIWFYSGFMVALSFRQRNLLRNFASLIDWIVRDESLHLKFGINLVLTVLDENPELQTPEFAAEIEQMIIDGVEMEERYNRDLLPTGILGMNAEYINQYVRYLADRRLEELGFEPHYKVANPAKWMATANDTLQLVNFFESINTSYEVDARASGG
- a CDS encoding ribonucleoside-diphosphate reductase subunit alpha, translating into MSVNVVKRDGSVEPYDGYKIARAIEAASVGLDNQVARVTQLRSELEITLFDGITSQQLDEAVVQVALQNVRDDPAFDTVAARVLLKTVYKRVLGDYESAGQLAELHRRRFPGYVAEGVAAGLLDDRLATHFDLDRLAAALDPARDDLLRYIGVVTMSNRYMINDRDGHRLEVPQFFWMRVAMGLSLNEADPTSAAIGFYTKMSRLDYLAAGSTLVNAGTAYSQLSNCFVMEMQDDIEHIAKSVRDVMWLTKGTGGIGLSVTKLRAEGSPIRSNNTVSTGPIPFMHTIDSTLRAVSRGGKKFGALAFYIENWHLDFPQFLDLKQNAGDPYRRVRTANTAVWISDEFMIRVANDDDWYLFDPLDVPDLPELYGAAFSRRYAEYVAAAEAGELRAFTRIKAREQFRAILVALQTTSHPWLTWKDTINNRALNDNTGTIHLSNLCTEITLPQDRDNVSVCNLASINLSAHLGPDGWQWDRLRDSVRLAVRQLDNLIDITISSVPESERSNELNRAVGLGVMGFTDVVERLGWSYESEQAYDLIDRLMEFISYHAIDESADLARERGSYANFDGSGWSRGLVPIDTVDRAERERGVPITVARSSRLDWDVLRAKVRGGMRNATLMAIAPTASIGLVAGTTPGLDPQFSQLFSRATSSGKFLEVNRNLVADLKERGLWEDVREDLLRAQGDVSALDAVPAGLKAIYQTSFQLSPYAFIEVAARAQKWIDQAISRNMYLETRDIDDMVDIYSAAWSKGVKTTYYLHVKPRHTAEQSTVRVNKAESLAGAGASSGGQRRGFGAARTAVQPATVQALPVVTEPAADACPVDPQERLQCESCQ
- a CDS encoding EamA family transporter; this translates as MTQATARPAMIWTALVVVYVVWGSTYLGIRVVVEAGIPPFLGMGLRFLSAGILMLGYLWLRHGRAGIRISGRELRGAAVMGLLLLVLGNAMVAVAEQTVPSGLAALVVGAISLWFVLLQVAGGQRPPWLTWVGVLVGLAGVAVICLPRGGIEGVEAWGIGVLLFGTISWAFGSYLSPRLGLPRNALVASGYEMLAGGVMLTIVSAATGEFGDLHASAVPAKGWLALAYLVLMGSLLAFSAYGYLLANAPLSLIGTYAYVNPVVAVILGWLILSEPVTSIVLVGGALVVGGVVLVVNGERTSAKAPPAERDPDLAPDEALTR
- a CDS encoding tetratricopeptide repeat protein is translated as MTEDQPATVDEAPLPTPVGQRIRSRRLELGLSQAEIAEGMLSPSYVSLVESGRRQPASSALAHIAERLRIDVEYLRDGVDASVRTKARLALGRAEMALREGRADEAYEQFTTLVGDPGLNDEQSRAARLGRALARERTGDLEGAIDILSELADEARQTPAVQSWLDVAIALTRCYDRAGDFDMAIQIGEEARRAAFDLGLESTDEYIRLGCTILGAYSGRGDVVRSKALAAELVSAADRIGTPHTRGAAYWNASLVAESRGELALALNLVDRALAMFGEGDDVRNLARLRVAHAGLLLHGSEPQAERSLEILDGVEENIKRYGSATDIANFYSRRAQTLLQLARLDEARESVEASLRELGDQPRVGGAIARLTLARILRAQGELDESIREAALAASMLESMGASRVAAAAWRELADLYRDLGRVNEAMSAYDSALRSVRVVPYAGASLVEDEQSGTAVSELAGT